The window CACAGAGGCCCATGAACATCGCCGTAGCCCTTGCAATGATGCTGATTGGCAGGAGGAAGGCAAGGATCGTGGAGACTACCATCATTATGACAATGCCCCACTGGTGAGCCCGCATGGAAAGGGCACACTCTTTCCCCCTTCCCCAGAGATCGCAGACCAGTGCCGTGCCCATTGCATGGTAAAGTGCGCTGAGTGTCGACATCGCTGCTGCGAGCAGGGTGAGCATGAAGATCACGACAAAGAGGTCAGGCATGGATCCGTTGATGAAGAGCGGCATGATCGAATCAACATTGCCTCCTGCTGCATCGAGTGCAATTTTTCCTGATGTCTGGAAGAAGTATACATTGGAAAGGGCTCCGACCGTGAATGCAACCCCGGTCATCATCAGGATGAACGGGCCGCCGACAAGTACCGCACGGTTCAGGGCCTTGTTGTCCTTTGCGGTCATGAACCGCACGACCAGCTGGGGCTGGGCGAGCACGCCGATCCCCACTCCCATAACAAGGGTTGTGACAAGGGTGAACCACATCGGGGATCCGAGCACCGGCATGGATGTCCAGCCGGTCATACCCTGGTCGGCAAGCACTTTGGGAACAAGGGATGCCATGTTGGTGAGCGCAGTTGTTCCTGCTGTGAATCCGCCCACAATTATCAGGGTGAAGGCGAAGAGAACGGTCATACCGATCAGCATGATCGTGCCCTGGAACGCATCTGTGTACATAACGGCGATAAGTCCGCCAAATACCACATAGACTGCCGTGATAAGGGCGAAGAGGATCAATGATGTGGTATAGGGAATCCCGAGGGTTGGCTCAATGAACCGTGCCCCGCCAATCAGGATTGCGGCAGTATAGAGCGGCATGGAGATGACGATGATGAACCCGGCTATGTACTGCAGGAGCGGGGATTTGTAGAGTTTGCACATCAGGTCCGGAAACGTGACTGCAGAAAGCCGCTGGCCGATCTCCCGGGTCTTTTTGCCGAACAGGACAAATGCGAGGAGAATCCCGAGGCCGATGTTCAGGACGGTAAGCCAGATGAGCCCCATACCCATATTGGCCGCCGCCCCGCCAAACCCTATGATAGCAGACGTTGAGATGAATGTGGCACCGTACGAAAGCGCGATGATCACCGGGTGGCTGTCGCGGCCGGCAACAAGGTAATCCTCGGCATTCTTCGTCTTTTTGTACCCAAGGTATCCGATGATGAGGGTTGCTGCAAGGTAGATCATGACGAGAACTGTCAGAGTAAGTGGGCTAACTGCCATCTTTTCGACCCTCTTTATTCCAGTTCAATATTCCGTATACAATACACGCCAGGGCTAAACCAATGGCCAGACCATAGCCGATCCATATCTGGGGGTCAGGGATTCCAAGAAGCATAGAAAACCTCTGGTAAACTCTTCATCACGACATTACAGGGGAACCGGGAACTACCTGGTTCCCTACCTAAAAATGAATGCGTAGCATGGGCTTGATGAAAAACCAGTATTAATGCAAACCCATGGTGATATCATTAGTTACCGATTAATGATCTGGAAATGGTGGTATTTATGTGTTTTTAACTGGTCTTTGATGCACACTTCTGATCACAGGTGGACGCACATGGCCGGAAAGACCATATTGCGCAAGATAAAACGCTGTAACGAACTATGCCCTCGGTATTTGCCACACTCCACGAATCCCTCCAGCAGGTGCTCGCCCAGCGGCTTGACTGGACAGAGCTCCGCGAGGTCCAGGAGCGTGCGTATGCTGCTATATCGGCAGGAAAAGATACGCTGGTCATCGCGCCAACGGCCGGGGGAAAGTCGGAAGCAGCGCTCATACCGGTGATGGACGATATCTTAAAACACGGGCGGATGGGCGTGGTGTGCCTCTACATCTCGCCCTTAAAAGCGCTGATCAATGACCAGGAGGATCGTTTCAGGGAATTCTGCGTTCCCACATCGCTCTCGGTGATGAAGTGGCATGGGGATGTGGCAAAAGGGGATCGCGGCTGGAAGGATGGCGAGCCCCCGCATTTCCTGATGATCACCCCCGAATCCCTTGAAGTGCTCCTGCAGGAAAAAACCCTGTCGGCCGATCTCCGGCGTGTCCGGACGGTCATCATCGATGAGCTCCA of the Methanomicrobiales archaeon HGW-Methanomicrobiales-1 genome contains:
- a CDS encoding sodium:solute symporter; this encodes MAVSPLTLTVLVMIYLAATLIIGYLGYKKTKNAEDYLVAGRDSHPVIIALSYGATFISTSAIIGFGGAAANMGMGLIWLTVLNIGLGILLAFVLFGKKTREIGQRLSAVTFPDLMCKLYKSPLLQYIAGFIIVISMPLYTAAILIGGARFIEPTLGIPYTTSLILFALITAVYVVFGGLIAVMYTDAFQGTIMLIGMTVLFAFTLIIVGGFTAGTTALTNMASLVPKVLADQGMTGWTSMPVLGSPMWFTLVTTLVMGVGIGVLAQPQLVVRFMTAKDNKALNRAVLVGGPFILMMTGVAFTVGALSNVYFFQTSGKIALDAAGGNVDSIMPLFINGSMPDLFVVIFMLTLLAAAMSTLSALYHAMGTALVCDLWGRGKECALSMRAHQWGIVIMMVVSTILAFLLPISIIARATAMFMGLCAAAFLPAFAIGVYAKAPSTKAALWSMVTGAVIWFGWTAFFHAAEAKPLGICQAIFGKVTLLGSPWTAVDPIVIALPISLAVMILMQWQYGKQQPATGAAAI